A portion of the Panthera tigris isolate Pti1 chromosome E1, P.tigris_Pti1_mat1.1, whole genome shotgun sequence genome contains these proteins:
- the CAVIN1 gene encoding caveolae-associated protein 1: protein MEDTQLHIIEQPLPGYPEVGDPGSSPTGAPAAEEPSGAGSEELIKSDQVNGVLVLSLLDKIIGAVDQIQLTQAQLEERQAEMEGAVQSIQGELSKLGKAHATTSNTVSKLLEKVRKVSVNVKTVRGSLERQAGQIKKLEVNEAELLRRRNFKVMIYQDEVKLPAKVSISKSLKEAEALPEKEGDELGEGERPEEDAAALELSSDEAVEVEEVIEESRAERIKRSGLRRVDDFKKAFSKEKMEKTKVRTRENLEKTRLKTKENLEKTRHTLEKRMNKLGTRLVPAERREKLKTSRDKLRKSFTPDHVVYARSKTAVYKVPPFTFHVKKIREGEVEVLKATEMVEVGADDDEGGAERGEAADLLRGSSPDVHTLLEITEESDAVLVDKSDSD from the exons ATGGAGGACACCCAGCTCCATATCATCGAGCAGCCGCTTCCCGGGTACCCCGAAGTCGGGGACCCGGGGTCCTCCCCTACGGGGGCGCCAGCGGCGGAGGAGCCGTCAGGGGCCGGCTCCGAGGAGCTGATCAAGTCAGACCAGGTGAACGGCGTGCTGGTGCTGAGCCTTCTGGACAAAATCATTGGCGCCGTCGACCAGATCCAGCTGACCCAAGCCCAGTTGGAGGAACGGCAGGCGGAGATGGAGGGCGCCGTGCAGAGCATCCAGGGCGAGTTGAGCAAGCTGGGCAAGGCACACGCCACCACCAGCAACACCGTGAGCAAGTTGCTGGAGAAGGTGCGCAAGGTCAGCGTCAACGTGAAGACCGTGCGCGGCAGCCTGGAGCGCCAGGCAGGCCAGATCAAGAAGCTGGAGGTCAACGAGGCGGAGCTGCTTCGGCGCCGCAACTTTAAAGTCATGATCTACCAG GATGAAGTGAAACTGCCCGCCAAGGTGAGCATCAGCAAGTCGCTGAAAGAAGCGGAGGCGCTGCCCGAGAAGGAGGGCGACGAGCTGGGCGAAGGCGAGCGGCCCGAGGAGGACGCGGCGGCGCTCGAGCTGTCCTCCGACGAGgcggtggaggtggaggaggtcaTCGAGGAGTCGCGCGCCGAGCGCATCAAGCGCAGCGGCCTGCGGCGCGTGGACGACTTCAAGAAGGCCTTCTCCAAGGAGAAGATGGAGAAGACCAAGGTGCGCACCCGCGAAAACCTGGAGAAGACCCGCCTCAAGACCAAGGAGAACCTGGAGAAGACGCGGCACACGCTGGAGAAGCGCATGAACAAGCTGGGCACGCGCCTCGTCCCCGCCGAGAGACGCGAGAAGCTCAAGACCTCGCGAGACAAGCTGCGCAAGTCCTTCACGCCCGACCACGTGGTCTACGCGCGCTCCAAGACGGCGGTGTACAAGGTGCCGCCCTTCACCTTCCACGTCAAGAAGATCCGCGAGGGCGAGGTGGAGGTGCTGAAGGCCACCGAGATGGTGGAGGTGGGTGCCGATGACGACGAGGGAGGCGCGGAGCGCGGCGAGGCGGCCGACCTGCTGCGCGGGAGCAGCCCCGACGTGCACACGCTCCTGGAGATCACCGAGGAGTCGGACGCCGTGCTGGTGGACAAGAGCGACAGCGACTGA